A stretch of DNA from Brevibacillus ruminantium:
GGATGCGGGCATTTACCCGGAGTTGGCCGATGTGGGCCATGTATTGCTGGCCGCATCCTCAGGGACGCGGGCGGAAGACATTCATCAGTTGATTTTGACGCTGGAGTCGGCTCCTTGTCAGCCGCAGCGCCCGTTTCAGCGCTTGGTTCAACCGGGGATGGTCTCCTCCAGCTTTTTGCGCGAGCAGGCCATGCCGATCCATGAAGCGATGGAAGCGGAGCTGATCCGTATCCCGTTGGAACAAGCCCTGGGGCGAATCGCGGGGGAGATGATCATTCCCTACCCGCCAGGCATACCCTTGTTGACACCGGGAGAGCGCATGGATGCCTCACTTTTGGAGCTGTTAAAAGAACTGCGGAAGAGCCGGGTCAGGTTTCAGGGTGTGGACGACGCCGGTCTGCAGACGATTCTGGTCGTCCGTTAAAAAGCTGCGGCCAAACAAAGCGGATGCAGGCCAACGCGCATGGGATCTGAATTTTGGAAGGAGCAAAATGTTGTGACAACGAGAAAAACGGGTCGATTCATTACGGTTGAAGGAGCGGATGGAGCCGGGAAATCGACGGTAGTGACCCGCCTTTATGAAGCATTACAAAACAAGGGATGGGACGTGCTGCTGACGAGGGAGCCGGGCGGAATCGAAATCGCAGAGAAAATCCGTGAGATTATTCTTAATCCCGAACACATAAAGATGGACAAACGGACGGAAGCCCTCCTGTACGCTGCTGCACGCCGGCAGCATTTGGCGGAAAAGGTGCTGCCCGCACTCGAAGGGGGCAAGCTGGTGCTGTGCGACCGGTTTATCGACAGCAGTCTGGCCTACCAGGGCTATGCACGCGGGATTGGCATCGATGAGGTGTTTGCGATCAATCAGTTCGCGGTAGAGAATTGCATGCCTGATTTGACCCTCTATTTTGACGTACGCCCTGAGGTCGGACTGGCTCGGATCAATGCCACAAAAGACAGAGAGATCAACCGGCTGGATCTGGAAGCCCTGGATTTCCACGAAAAAGTGCGGGAAGGCTATCGGCTTGTCATCGAACGCTTTGCTGATCGATTCCAGATCATCGACGCAGAAAAACCGGCGGATGAGGTTTTCGCGGATGCTTTGGCACAATTGGAAGCTCGTTTACAGGTTTGAGTACCGAACTGACCGGTACATGCTGTATACTATGGATAAGAAGAATATCGTTACACTGTCAGCCTTCCCCTCATATAATGGTAGGGAGACAGGGTTTCGAGTTTGTGCCAAACAATCCTTTTGAAAAACTACGCGGAAAGGGTGAGTGCCGTATGAAAATGGTGGTTGCTGTCGTTCAGGACAAAGACAGTGGTCGTCTGTCACAGCAGTTGGTGAAAAAAGGTTACCGGGCTACTAAGTTGGCCAGTACGGGAAGCTTTTTGCGCGCGGGCAATACGACTTTCTTGATTGGTACGAATGACGAAAATTTGCCCGATGTCATTGAAATCATTCAACAAAACTGCAAATCCCGAAAACAGATGGTCACCCCGGTCTCACCTTTGAGTAATGCCGTTGACTCATTCATGCCCTATCCACTGGAAGTCCAGGTCGGGGGCGCAGCCGTTTTTGTTTTGGATGTTCAACAGTTTCACTCGTTTTGACCTCGCCGCAGCAACGCTTCTGCTGCGAGGATCAGCCGTACCGAAGTTGGCAACACAGTGAGTCAATAAACTGTTTAGGTGAAAGCCATGTCATGGACAACAATATCACAGCAGCCCCGTGTGGTTGAGCTGCTCTATCATAGTCTGCGCAACGATCGGCTGGCACACGCTTACTTGTTTGCCGGCCCGAGAGGCGCAGGGAAAAAACAGGTGGC
This window harbors:
- the tmk gene encoding dTMP kinase, whose product is MTTRKTGRFITVEGADGAGKSTVVTRLYEALQNKGWDVLLTREPGGIEIAEKIREIILNPEHIKMDKRTEALLYAAARRQHLAEKVLPALEGGKLVLCDRFIDSSLAYQGYARGIGIDEVFAINQFAVENCMPDLTLYFDVRPEVGLARINATKDREINRLDLEALDFHEKVREGYRLVIERFADRFQIIDAEKPADEVFADALAQLEARLQV
- a CDS encoding cyclic-di-AMP receptor → MKMVVAVVQDKDSGRLSQQLVKKGYRATKLASTGSFLRAGNTTFLIGTNDENLPDVIEIIQQNCKSRKQMVTPVSPLSNAVDSFMPYPLEVQVGGAAVFVLDVQQFHSF